In Streptomyces sp. DG2A-72, one genomic interval encodes:
- a CDS encoding MbtH family protein: MGNPFDDTEGTFLVLVNDEGQYSMWPAAIDVPAGWTVAHPEDAHQACLDYIEEHWTDMRPRSLVRAMGEES; encoded by the coding sequence ATGGGCAACCCGTTCGACGACACCGAGGGAACGTTCCTGGTGCTGGTCAACGACGAGGGTCAGTACTCGATGTGGCCCGCGGCCATCGACGTGCCGGCCGGGTGGACCGTCGCCCACCCCGAGGACGCGCACCAGGCGTGCCTCGACTACATCGAGGAGCACTGGACCGACATGCGGCCGCGGAGCCTGGTCCGCGCCATGGGCGAGGAGTCCTGA
- a CDS encoding amino acid adenylation domain-containing protein has translation MVPATITPIERIPLTPNGKIDRKALPEPEVMITGAQDRGPRNPYEEILCELFADLLGLPRVGVDDSFFDLGGHSLLATRLTSRIRAVLGIEVPLQQVFAAPSPARLAVVLAHGSDADRMAPALVPEPRPKALPLSFAQQRLWFLHKLEGSSATYNSPLAVRLSGALDVAAMRSALGDVVARHEALRTVFAERRGVPHQQILDVGDIDLPVREVSEDDLAQVLRDASRHEFDLSREIPLRAWLFATSRDEWVLLLVVHHVAADGWSLRPLTRDLTTAYEERAAGRGPSWAPLPVQYADYALWQRRMLGDDADPDSRIGRQLAYWREQLAGLPRLVTLPTDRPRPEEAGHQGATLTRNLDADLHQALRALARGNGSTLFMALQAALGAQLSRSGAGTDIPVGAPIAGRVDDALEDLIGFFINTLVLRIDTSGGPSFVQLLEQVRDTSLAAYAHQDIPFDHLVEKLNPDRSPAHHPLFQVQLVLQNTPEAEFELAGLTARPQLDGVETGVARVDLTVNAIETFDDRGAPGGLILVAEYATDLYDGATIDAFLDEFGRLLREVVDSPHQPIGGLELTSGAEVNLADPVPGTLPWLFETWATADPSAIAVSDGAAGLTYAELNSRANRMARALIERGAGPEDLVAVLLPRSVRQVVAIWAIAKSGAAYLPIDPAYPADRVAYLCADARPELVVTDASGAARLGAEQPLIDIDEPATVAQWEGLPDTNPTDRDRSAALGLHHPAYVIYTSGSTGRPKGAVITHAGLAGAAEAWRDRWGFGPGSRVLQLSSPSFDASVMDLVVAFAAHGTLVLPEPGLLAGEALARVLAEQRITHLVTLPSVLASLPADAPGRLTELRGLLLGGEVLTPDLAARWSPERRMVNVYGQTETTVACTMTDPLDSADGARVTVGRPNPGMRIYVLDAALRIVPPGTDGEVYVAGPAVGRGYLHRPGLTAGRFVADPYGPAGSRMYRTGDIGRLNHAFELEYVGRTDDQVKIRGMRVEPGEVEAALAKHPAAAQAAVAVRADRQGDLALFGYVVPARPDTDVTGIREDLRRSLPEHLVPAVVMAVEEFPLTPNGKVDREALPVPQIAAPVGRGPRTPQEEILCGLFAEVLNLGQIGVEDNFFDLGGHSLLANRLIARIAEVMGTEVPIRTFFAGPTVAQLAEHLGSDGTDKAFDVLLPLRTGGSLAPLFCIHPGAAICWSYSDLLLHLSPDFPVYGLQSRALSHPDELPETLIQVADDCIEEMRQVQKTGPYYLLGQSFGGVVAHAMAARLQAAGEQVGLIVALDSEPARPLTEEEQQQVVEATAKVYTGILEVLGVDPATLPSGKLSFAQFSELARTTNTVLGNVAEDEFRLLMEILHRNISIATRHRPERVDADMLIFGATEERERVLDPEVWRDFVGGDITYHPVPTGHSTIMTPEALKLIGPILEEHLRAAIAANATTKEEN, from the coding sequence ATGGTGCCGGCCACGATCACGCCGATCGAGCGGATCCCGCTCACCCCGAACGGGAAGATCGACCGCAAGGCCCTGCCGGAACCCGAGGTCATGATCACCGGCGCCCAGGACCGCGGTCCGCGCAACCCGTACGAGGAGATCCTGTGCGAGCTGTTCGCCGACCTCCTCGGCCTGCCCCGGGTCGGTGTCGACGACAGCTTCTTCGACCTGGGCGGCCACTCGCTGCTGGCCACCCGGCTGACCAGCCGCATCCGCGCCGTCCTGGGTATCGAGGTGCCTCTGCAGCAGGTGTTCGCCGCGCCGTCACCCGCCCGGCTCGCCGTGGTGCTGGCACACGGGTCGGACGCGGACCGCATGGCGCCCGCCCTTGTGCCGGAGCCCCGGCCCAAGGCGCTGCCCCTGTCGTTCGCGCAGCAGCGGCTGTGGTTCCTGCACAAGCTGGAGGGTTCGTCGGCGACGTACAACTCGCCCTTGGCGGTGCGGCTGTCCGGTGCCCTCGACGTGGCCGCGATGCGGTCCGCCCTGGGCGACGTGGTGGCCCGGCACGAGGCACTGCGCACCGTCTTCGCCGAGCGCCGTGGAGTGCCGCACCAGCAGATCCTTGACGTCGGCGACATCGACCTGCCGGTGCGCGAGGTGTCCGAGGACGACCTGGCGCAGGTGCTCCGGGACGCCTCCCGGCACGAGTTCGACCTGTCGCGGGAGATCCCGCTGCGGGCGTGGCTGTTCGCTACGAGCCGCGACGAATGGGTGCTGCTGCTGGTCGTGCACCATGTCGCCGCGGACGGCTGGTCGCTGCGGCCGCTGACCCGTGACCTGACGACGGCGTACGAGGAACGCGCAGCCGGGCGTGGACCGTCCTGGGCGCCGTTGCCGGTGCAGTACGCGGACTACGCGCTGTGGCAGCGCAGGATGCTGGGCGACGACGCCGACCCGGACAGCCGGATCGGCCGCCAGCTCGCCTACTGGCGGGAACAACTGGCCGGCCTGCCGCGGCTGGTGACGTTGCCGACCGACCGGCCGCGCCCGGAGGAGGCCGGTCACCAGGGTGCGACGCTGACCCGCAATCTCGACGCAGATCTGCACCAGGCCCTGCGAGCGCTGGCCCGCGGCAACGGATCCACACTGTTCATGGCCCTCCAGGCGGCGCTCGGCGCGCAGCTGAGCCGCAGCGGGGCCGGCACCGACATCCCGGTGGGTGCACCGATCGCGGGACGGGTCGACGACGCCCTCGAGGACCTGATCGGCTTCTTCATCAACACGCTGGTGCTGCGCATCGACACCTCGGGCGGCCCGAGCTTCGTCCAGCTGCTGGAGCAGGTGCGCGACACGAGCCTGGCCGCGTACGCCCATCAGGACATCCCCTTCGACCACCTGGTGGAGAAGCTCAACCCCGACCGGTCGCCCGCGCACCACCCGCTCTTCCAGGTGCAACTCGTGCTGCAGAACACACCGGAGGCCGAGTTCGAGCTGGCCGGCCTGACCGCGCGGCCGCAGCTGGACGGGGTCGAGACCGGCGTGGCCCGGGTGGATCTCACCGTCAACGCGATCGAGACGTTCGACGACCGTGGCGCGCCCGGCGGACTGATCCTCGTCGCCGAGTACGCCACCGATCTCTACGACGGCGCGACCATCGACGCCTTCCTCGACGAGTTCGGCCGGCTGCTGCGTGAAGTCGTCGACTCTCCCCACCAACCCATCGGAGGACTTGAATTGACGAGCGGGGCGGAAGTCAACCTTGCGGATCCCGTACCGGGAACGCTGCCGTGGCTGTTCGAAACCTGGGCGACGGCCGACCCGTCCGCGATCGCCGTGAGCGACGGCGCGGCCGGCCTCACCTATGCCGAGCTGAACAGCCGGGCGAACCGGATGGCGCGGGCGCTGATCGAGCGGGGCGCGGGCCCGGAGGACCTCGTCGCCGTGCTGCTGCCGCGCAGTGTCCGGCAGGTCGTCGCCATCTGGGCCATCGCCAAGAGCGGGGCGGCGTACCTGCCGATCGACCCGGCCTACCCGGCCGACCGGGTGGCGTACCTCTGCGCGGACGCCCGGCCGGAACTGGTCGTGACGGATGCCTCGGGGGCCGCCCGCCTCGGCGCGGAGCAGCCGTTGATCGACATCGACGAACCGGCCACCGTCGCGCAGTGGGAGGGCCTGCCGGACACGAACCCGACCGACCGGGATCGCTCGGCCGCCCTCGGCCTGCACCACCCCGCCTACGTCATCTACACCTCGGGTTCGACCGGCCGGCCCAAGGGCGCAGTGATCACCCACGCGGGCCTGGCGGGCGCGGCCGAGGCGTGGCGGGACCGCTGGGGCTTCGGGCCGGGCTCCCGCGTCCTGCAGCTCTCCTCACCGAGCTTCGACGCCTCGGTCATGGACCTCGTCGTCGCGTTCGCCGCGCACGGCACGCTCGTCCTTCCCGAGCCGGGCCTTCTCGCGGGCGAGGCGCTGGCCCGGGTGCTGGCCGAGCAGCGGATCACGCACCTGGTGACGCTGCCGTCGGTGCTGGCGAGCCTGCCGGCCGACGCGCCGGGCCGGCTCACCGAGCTGCGCGGACTGCTCCTCGGCGGGGAGGTCCTCACGCCCGATCTCGCCGCCCGCTGGTCGCCGGAGCGACGCATGGTCAACGTCTACGGCCAGACCGAGACCACCGTCGCCTGCACGATGACAGATCCCCTTGACAGCGCGGACGGCGCGCGCGTCACGGTCGGCCGGCCCAACCCGGGGATGCGCATCTACGTCCTCGACGCGGCCCTGCGGATCGTGCCGCCCGGCACCGACGGCGAGGTGTACGTCGCCGGGCCGGCCGTGGGCCGCGGTTACCTGCACCGGCCCGGACTGACCGCCGGCCGGTTCGTCGCCGACCCGTACGGCCCGGCAGGCTCGCGGATGTACCGCACCGGGGACATCGGCCGCCTGAACCACGCGTTCGAGCTGGAGTACGTGGGCCGCACCGACGACCAGGTGAAGATCCGCGGGATGCGGGTGGAGCCCGGCGAGGTGGAGGCCGCGCTGGCGAAGCACCCGGCCGCGGCACAGGCTGCCGTGGCCGTGCGAGCCGACCGCCAGGGCGACCTGGCGCTGTTCGGGTACGTGGTCCCCGCCCGCCCCGACACCGACGTCACCGGCATCCGGGAGGATCTGCGCCGGTCGTTGCCCGAGCATCTGGTGCCGGCGGTGGTGATGGCGGTGGAGGAGTTCCCGCTCACGCCGAACGGCAAGGTGGACCGGGAGGCGTTGCCGGTGCCGCAGATCGCGGCACCGGTGGGGCGTGGCCCCCGCACCCCGCAGGAGGAGATCCTCTGCGGGCTGTTCGCCGAGGTGCTGAACCTGGGACAGATCGGCGTCGAGGACAACTTCTTCGACCTGGGCGGCCACTCCCTGCTGGCGAACAGGCTCATCGCCCGCATCGCCGAGGTGATGGGCACGGAGGTTCCGATCCGGACGTTCTTCGCCGGGCCCACCGTCGCCCAGCTCGCCGAGCACCTCGGCTCCGACGGCACGGACAAGGCCTTCGACGTACTCCTCCCGCTGCGCACCGGGGGCAGCCTGGCGCCGCTGTTCTGCATCCACCCGGGAGCGGCGATCTGCTGGTCCTACTCGGATCTGCTGCTGCATCTGAGCCCCGACTTCCCCGTCTACGGGCTGCAGTCCCGCGCGCTGAGCCACCCCGACGAGCTGCCGGAAACCCTGATCCAGGTCGCGGACGACTGCATCGAGGAAATGCGCCAGGTGCAGAAGACCGGGCCCTACTACCTGCTCGGGCAGTCGTTCGGCGGCGTCGTGGCGCACGCCATGGCCGCCCGCCTGCAGGCCGCCGGGGAGCAGGTCGGACTCATCGTCGCCCTCGACTCCGAACCGGCCAGGCCGCTGACCGAGGAGGAACAGCAGCAGGTCGTCGAGGCCACCGCCAAGGTCTACACCGGCATCCTTGAGGTGCTGGGCGTCGACCCGGCGACCCTGCCGAGCGGGAAGCTCTCCTTCGCGCAGTTCTCGGAGCTGGCCCGGACCACCAACACGGTCCTGGGCAACGTCGCCGAGGACGAGTTCCGGCTCCTGATGGAGATCCTGCACCGCAATATCTCCATCGCCACCAGGCATCGGCCGGAACGGGTCGACGCCGACATGCTGATCTTCGGCGCGACCGAGGAACGGGAGCGGGTGCTCGACCCCGAGGTGTGGCGGGACTTCGTCGGCGGCGACATCACGTACCACCCGGTCCCGACCGGCCACAGCACGATCATGACGCCGGAGGCGCTGAAGCTGATCGGCCCGATTCTCGAGGAACACCTCCGGGCCGCCATCGCCGCCAACGCGACAACCAAGGAGGAGAACTGA